Genomic DNA from Hordeum vulgare subsp. vulgare chromosome 2H, MorexV3_pseudomolecules_assembly, whole genome shotgun sequence:
AAAATGATATCCTTCATAGTAACTGAAGAAAGAACATCGCGACACCGTGAACCTGAAGTCCATTAGAGGCGTTCATGGCAGACCGATTTGACTCAGACCATGCTGAGAACAGATCCATGGGTATGGGTATGTACGGTCGTTGCCATCCACGTTTGATCACTCTAGTCTCTAACATGGCTTGGTGCACATGCACTTCCTCTTGAAGCCGGAGCACTTGCCGCTGGTGAAGCCCTCGGTGAGGCAAACGTTGGCGCAGTTTGTGCCAACCATGCATATCCCCTTGAACTGAGTGCTGTCCGTCTCACACACCCtctccgcctgcgccggcgcCACCTCTGAACACAAAGAAAAGGTCAATTGCACATTATTATTTTGAAACATAAATCATTAGGTAGCATGCATGTCGATTCGCATGAGTATAGATTTTATTGATAGACACCACAAACAAACATATCAACAGATAATAAACCATAAAATGTGCCTATAGTGCTTTGGAAATATATACCACAAGGGATGCATGCATGCTTACCCATGGCTACAACCAGCAACAGGAGGACGAGGACGGCGGGGAAGAACTTCTGCGACGACGCCATTATTGATAGCTGGTAAAAAGGTTGAAGGGGGATGTGAACTACACTTTCTTCGGGTTTGTGAAAATCTGAATGACGAATTAGAAACCCAGTGCGAGCTTGAGGTTATATACGAACGCCAACAGCAGCATGCATGGAATTGCATTATTGAGCACCACAAGTCTTGTATGAGCAGAACCGCACAGCATAAACGTCATGCAAGGGAATGCGCGCATTCAGCACCAGACATATGTAACTACCTTCTATTATTAGGATTTAGGAATAAACCCAGGGCCATACTATTGCCAAATGTTCTCTATCATAAACGTATCACTTTTTGATAGAAATCCATAGTGCTGAAACCTGAAAATGAGGTTGTTTGTTATACTGGCGGAGTTCGGTGGCTACATTAAAAAGGTGCAAAatgcttatttttattttcttttttgaggAATCACCGGTGGCTGCACCACCTATACTACTCAAGTTTTGGAATCCATTGTTTGATGATTACAAAAGGGAATTACATAAGCACATGTAAGCGTGATAAGAGGTAGGAACGCCAGCAGGAGGCGGCCTGCTTTTCTTCCAGCTTCTTCATCAGGCAAGTCTATAGCATTAGATGTTCAATGACGAGCCTGGGAGTGGTAACGCTGTGGTGGTTCTCATGCCTAATGTCATGGCATTTCGAGAAACCAAAATTTCATAGAATGATCATAAGCATTGTGTGCCATGTCCTTGGATCGACATATTCGTATAGGAAGTATATGCATTAATTTGGATTATATGGAACTGCGGAAATGATGTCACATTTAACAGATTATCAAATATAAATTTCTTGCAGGTACTCTACAGGGCATCGGCGCTGATCCGTACATGGTCGTTACTAACTCCTGCGGAGACCagagagcctttggttactgcgtcaatccgatgggagatggtagctcggaATATCTACAACCAGTTTGGATGgaggttcttgtaataggatagaTGGCTAGGCATCTAGGCCTATGTTCGCCGGTTGTGGCATATTTTTATACTACTTTTGTTTATTGTACTGCCTATTTGGAGCTTGCTTGGAACCTTTGGGCGATTGTTGGATTTCTTAAATAAATTAATTGCATGCATCGTTTTGATGCAGAGGCCCAAAGGAatccttcttttttttttaaatgtCCTTGGGTCGACAGTAGTAGGAAGGTAACAGTTCCGGAGACTGTGGGTGAGTAAATTGGGTTGATGCCGATCCGTTGCCAAAAACGTTGAGCGAGCGGGCAAGAGATAAGATGTGTGCATGTCCTCTCCATCAAAACCGCATCTAGACGGCACTGGCTTGTGGCCTTGATGAAGGTGGCGGTGGGGACCCTGCGTCTGGACGGCGGCGGTTCCCGGGGCGGCGGGGATCTTGCGCCTGACGACGGCGGTTCCCGCGGCGGCGGTTCCCGGAGCGGCAGCTTCGTTCCAGGGGCGGCAGCTACCGGTGGCGGCGGGGATCTCAGGCCTGGACGGCGCCCCACGGGACGGCGGTGGCTTCGGCCGGCGGCTCCTGCTGGCGGCGGGGTTCCAGAGCCTGGACGACGACGCccggggtggcggcggcttcggCTCCCGGGGCCGGGTCGCCTGGTAATCCAGCCTGATCCACCGCGCCAGCCTGGTTCCTGGTGCCTTCTCCTGGTGCTTGCTGGCCGGATCTAATCCGGTCTTGGCGATGCCGACGGCGATGGCTTACCTGGGAccatggtggtggcggcgtccccTCCGCCGGGGATGACGGGTCTGATGGTGGGGAGACATGGTTGCCGGTGAAAACCGTGTCGACGGCGAACGATGGCGGCTTTCTGAgccgttaccttgatgaaggcttcGTTCTGTAACTACTATTGATCCACTCGTCctgctccgggggaaaccctaggatctggttttccagatcggacgatggcggcattgcggtgtcgttcctctctagggagcatcgtttgtggagcagtgcTGGAAGACggtggcaggaggtggagcgtcttcgtcctgcacggagcttcagtggtgatgtcaggtcatgcctggccgacaggtgctacgctttgtcatgcctggtcggcaggtgctacgcacaacAGATCTTACTCAGCCTTCGCGTTTGGATGGACGAGCGCGGGGAGGTGGTGCCGTTTGTTGGAAGACGGCGCCCACTTCCCCgtcgggtgccttgccacccacgtCTCAAGCGTCGCACGCCACTACCGTGTCGCACACCACTCCGCCATGCTAGCTGGCCAGGAGAATAGCTCCTGGCAGTTGGCCAGATCGCATGCACTGCGGTGCCACTCCCTGTATATAAAGGCTATGCCTATCTCTGGAATAGATACAGTGAATCTCATTCATCTTCTTGGAACCAGAGCAAGTCTTTCCTCTCCTGTACCTCATGGTCGGCTCGCACGCCTCCGATGAGGGCTCCGACGCCGGCGAACAACTCCACGCCGACGCGACGCACGCCAGCCCTCCCATCCCCGGCGTCACCGCCCCACCACTCACCACTTCCGCGACACCACCCCCAGCCTCGGCACCTCTCGACCTCACTGTCACCCCTCCCGGCGCCATCACCGACGACGCCGCATCCTCCTCTGCCGCGCATCCTCCTCCCTCCATCCACACTGTCAACATCGGCGCCCACCTCGACTTCAAGTTGGACGCCGTCTGCGGCAATTATTCCAAATGGCGTCGCATCATGTCCTTCATCCTTCGCAAGTCGGGGGTGGAGAGCCATGTCCTCGTCAACGTCGACCCCCTCACCCAAACCGCGCAGTGGCGCCACGATGACCTGCAGATCCTCCTGATGATCTACGGGTCGATCACGGACGAGCTCTACGACATCCTCTCCACCCAGGACTCCACGGCCTACCACGCGTGGTTCCTCCTCAACGCGTTCTTCCGCGACAACCTCGCGGGCCGCGCCATCCACATTGGTGCTGAGTTCCGCGCCATGGTTCACGGCGATATGAAGATCGCCGACTACTGCCGTCGTCTCAAGGCACTCGCCGACTCCCTCGACGACCTCGACGAGCACATCTCCGACAAGACGCTCATCCTCCAACTCATCCGCGGCCTCTCCCCGCGGTTCAGCGTCATGGCGTCGCTCCTTCCCATGTAGGTTCCTTTTCCCACGTTCGTTCAGGCCCGCTCCCGCCTCATGTTGGAGGAGCTCAGCCAGGACGCCCGCGCTCGCATGGCCGGCGCCACCGCCCTCGTCGCCACCCACGGCGGCTCTCCTGGTTTCGGCTCCTCTGGAACCGGCGGTtccggcggcggaggcggcggctctGCCTCCACTGGTGGCATCCTTCAACGTCAGCCTGACCATCCATCTGACCGTGGCGGCCGTGGCCGCGGCCGCGGACGCGGCGGGCACGGGCGTGGCTCCGGTGGCCGCGGCTCTACACCACCGCTCGTGTCTCCCTCCCAGCAACCCTGGATGGGGTACTTCGCCCCATGGGGCACACCCTTCCCGCCGACCGGACGCACCCCGTGGGTTCCCCCGAACGCTGCGGGCGTGCTCGGTCCCCCACCAGGGGCTCCACACCACGCCTACCCCATGGTCTACGGcgctccaccaccaccatacGGCGCGCCTCCACCGGCCTACGGCGCCCCACCTGCATCACCGTCTTGGGACAACGCCCACATGCTCAACGCCGTCATGGCCAACATGTCCCTCCACGCCCCGCGCGCCGGTGACTGGTACCTCGACACCGGCGCGTCCAGCCATATCACCAATGACGCAGGTAACCTGAGCTcgtcttgtttttcttcaaggTATCCCTCTATCTTGGTTGGTGATGGCTCCCGTATGACCAAGCCCATTCTCTCTCAACCATGTTCTTTTCGCACCCTCTATTATCTGTCCGTCAATTCACCACTGACAATTCAGTTTCTATCGAGTTTGACTCTTTTGGCTTTCTTGTGAAGGATCTGGCGAGAAAGACACCACTCATGAGATCAAATAGCTCGACCGGCATGTACCCGTTCTTCGGCGAGTCGCCTACCGCTCTCACCGTCGACGTCGGCGACCTTTGGCACAGGCGTCTCGGGCACCCTAGCCGTGCCTCCCTTGCTAGGCTTACTCCCTCTCTACCCTCATGTAATaaaccctaccccccccccccctcaaccaCATGTGAGGCATGCCAGTTCGGACGGCAGCCAAGGCTACccttcccctcctctagctccttCACTACATCTCCTTTTCAACTCATTCATTGTGATTTGTGGACCTCACCAGTCCCTAGTTGTTCTGGCTATGCTTATTACTTAATAATACTCGATGACTTTAGCCACTACTCCTGGAGTTTTCCTCTGCGACATAAGTCTGAGGCCGCTGATATTCTCATACGTTTTTACGCCTATGTACTCACCCAGTTTCACctctgtctccaatgtatctagagTGACAACGGTGGTGAATTCCTTAACACTCGCCTCCGCTCCTTCCTCTCGGAACACGGTATTACCCTACGCCTCTCCTGCCCTCACACCTCGCCACAGAACGGCAAGGCTGAGCGCGCCATCCACAGCACTAACGATATCATGCGCACCATGCTCCTCCAAGCTCATATGCCGCCCGAATTCTGGGTCGAAAGCCTCAACACCGCTACACATCTCCTCAATCTTCGACCTTCCCGTGCCATTGCCAACAACACCCCCTACTTCATGTTGCACGACATTGCGCCCACCTACGACCACCTTCGCACCTTCGGCTGCTTGTGCTACCCGAACCTCTACGCCACCAGTCCCCACAAACTTGCACCACGATCCCGCCGCTGTgtcctccttggcctcccccaCGAACACAAAGGCTACCGCTGCCTTGATCTCGACAGCCGCACGGTCATCACCTCTCGCCATGTGATTTTTGAGGAGAGCCAGTTCCCCTACACACCGGCCACACCACCTTCACGTGCCACAGAAAATCCCATGCGTATCCCACCTACCTTGTCTGCACCTACCTCGTATCCACCCCCCGGATCGCCCTCGGGAACGCCTCCCAACCACCCGACAAAAACGGTCGCCCCTTCTCCAGCTGTTGCCCACACCCACCCCGCGCCTTCCTTGGCCACTGCATCCCCGGGATCGCCGCTGGCACCCAACCAGCCAACCACCAGCCGGCCCCACTCCACCCCATCGACACCCACCACTCCGCGCTCCTCCCGCCCGAGCCTGTCGGCCACTTCCACTGCCAGCTCTGACGCGTCCCATCCCGCGTCACCCACCGGTAGGCCCCTCCCACCCCGCGACGTGCCCATCACGCCGCGCTGCAACGCCCACGCCATGCAAACCCGCGCAAAGGCTGGGTTTCTTCAACCCAAGAACCTCTTCTCTCCCAACGCTCTCGCCGCTCTACCCGACACCACCACCATCTCCCTCATTCCATCAACTTACAAACAGGCTCTCCAAGATCCCAACTGGCGCCGCGCCATGCAAGATGAGTTCGatgctttgttgcaaaaaaatacgTGGTCTCTCGTGTCTCGTCCTCCAGGTGTCAACACGGTGACTGGCAAGTGGATCTTCCGCCACAAACTACATCCCGACGGCAGCCTCGCCCGGTATAAGGCGCGCTGGGTCCTCCGTGGCTTCACACAGAAGCACGACATCGACTTTGAGGAGACTTTCAGCCCGGTGGTGAAGCCAACGACCATTCGTGTCGTTCTGAGTCTTGCCGCCGCATTGGACTGGCCGATCCATCAGCTGGACGTGAAGAATGCATTTCTTCACGGTCATCTCGACACCGTCGTCTACGGCCAACAACCCGCCGGCTTCGTCGActcgcgcttccccatgcatgtcTGCCAGCTCCACCGCTCGCTCTACGGCCTGCGACAGGCGCCGCGAGCATGGTTCCAGCGCTTCACCGCCTACCTGCTCCCCTCGGCTTCGTCGCGTCTAAATGCGACACCTCGCTCTTCATTCTTCGTCGCGGATCCTCCACTGCATATCTCCTACTGTACATGGATGACATCCTCCTCACTGCCAGCTCCACCACCCTGCTCCGCTCCACCATCGACGCCCTGCACCGTGAGTTCGCCATGTCCGACCTCGGCGCACTCCACCATTTCCTCGGCATCAACGTCCACCGCACCACCAATggtctcttcctctcacagcatcAGTATGCACTCGAGATCCTCGAGCGCGCTGCCATGAGAAAATGCAGGCCGATCGCCACTCCCGCCGACACCAAATGCAAGCTCTCTGCGCAGGATGGGCCGCACGTCTCCGATCCCGCTCTCTACCGCAGTCTCGCCGGCGCCCTGCAGTACCTCACTCTCACTCGCCCCGACATCGCCTATGCCGTCCAGGAGCTCTGCCTCTTCATGCACGACCCGCGCGAGAGCCACTACACCTATCTCAAGCGGGTCCTGCGCTATGTTCGCGGCACTACACATCTCGGTCTTCGTCTCCGACGCTCCCGCGACACCAATCTGGTCGCCTACTCCGACTCGGACTGGGCCGGTTGCCCCGATACGCGACGCTCCACATCGGGCTTCTGCGTCTACCTCGGCGACAACCTCGTTTCCTGGTCATCCAAGCGCCAGCACACGGTCTCCTGCTCCAGCGCGGAGGCTGAGTACCGCGCCGTCGCCAATGCCGTCGCCGACACCTGCTGGCTTCGTCAGCTGCTGCACGAGCTTCATCGCCCTCCCAGCAGCGCGACGATCATCTACTGCGACAACATCAGCGCCACATACCTCTCCTCCAACCCGGTTCAGCACCAACGCACAAAACATGTGGAGATCGACCTTCACTTTGTTCGGGAACGGGTCTCCTTCGGCGACGTCCGCGTTCTCCACGTCCCTTCGTCCTCCCAGTTCGCTGACGTCTTCACGAAAGGACTGCCGACCGCCATCTTCACGGAGTTCTGATCCAGCCTCAACATCGTCGAAGACCCCGTTGCGGCTGCGGGGGGCTGTTGGAAGACGGCGCCCACTTCCCCgtcgggtgccttgccacccacgtCTCCAGCGCCATGCAGCTCCTTGCCGCCCGCGTCTCCAGCGTCGCACGCCACTACCGCGTCGCACGCCACTCCGCCATGCTAGCTCGCCAGGAGAATAGCTCCTGGCAGTTGGCCAGATCGCATGCACTGCGGTGCCACTCCCTGTATATAAAGGCTATGCCTATCTCTGGAATAGATACAGTGAATCTCATTCATCTTCtccgttgggcgccgtggtggcgtcgacggatggctgGACTGACAAGGATTATGcggatctctctcctgaagatggttcaacggttcgaggatgatggcggcttctaaaaCGTGTACATGTGAtgtacgctttaggtctgctgcaccggctgtgagttccgatacgttatgtggatggatcggaGACGACACCGGATTTAGATatgggagtgagagcactccacattatcacgGTATGTAGGTGTGAGAGGGGGCTTCGGGTGGTTTGATGCATGTATTTGTCAGACCTTTGTTGAATAAGTAAtaaagatggctgcatgcatcactcgatgaaGAGGCGGGGGctcagcctccttttctaaaaaatcaAAACCGCATCTGGAACAAATGTCATAAACAACAATGTGCTTGTGCAGATAGCCTTGGAGCTCAGTCGTCCTCGAAAGAGCAGCCATGCTAAGATCTTCACCCTGTTGGGCACTCAAGAGGACCATATTATCATTGCATGACGGTCCACATCCTCTTCCCTCTTGTCTAGATCGTAGGCAGCCTTGGTTAAGAAGTAAAGCCACCGAGGAGGAAGCTCATCTGGATCCTGTGACGGCTGGAAGTCCTGCAACAATGATAAAATGGAACCCAACTCGGTAGCAGCAGTAGAGGTTAGACGGTTCTGTAGGATTGATTAATAGACCAAAATTCAAAACGGTGACCACTCTAGCTTGGGGCAGTGTGGTGTGGGAGTGCAGACAGGGGAACAATACTACTAGTGGTTTATGGTGCAGCTAAGTATACACATCTGCAAAAAGGAGCGGTGTCTTGCTACACATGGATATGGATCGATCTTGTGCAGAAATATGTAAGCGAGTTGCTCCAGTACACCCCTTGACCACTAAGACAACAGCTAGATGAGATGCAAGCCAAGAATGATGCGATGCGAGTCCAAATCAAAAAAATTAAGAAGTTTCAATGCGCACTTTCAGCTTTTGTTAtgactagcaaaatggcccgcgCGTTACCAcggaaaaaaacataatcttcaatgatggtgaccatattatgttcacatatcatcgttTGATTTAGAAAATTTatacacaaatgcaagaaaatgtttattcttttaaatttattcacaagctgaaacaatctttacattttttatgttggaggatgttattttaaattcacaaacattttttgaaacgcatgaagtttttctgaataaacaaacatttttataaatcagtaatatatttattaaattcatggacattgttttggaatttgcaaaaaataaaaaatccggcgctttttaggatcctatttttaattcaaaataaaaattcttcagcattttaattcaaaattcctatttttaaaTTTGCAacagtttttgtaattctaaattatttaaaatataaataaacaaaaatggaacggaaaatttgaataaaaaaagaaactatcaaaacaggcattagctatttttaaaatttcaggacattttttaaatgcattaacatattttgaattagaaagcattttgttaaatgcctttagtaatttttaatacatggaattgtatttgagatcatggacttttcttgttgtacaaacatttttccaaaattgcaaacattttattgtatatgcgagcattttttacaaaactccgagcagtttttgaagtcacaaactttttagttttttaaatatgttgatttataatttccagtttattaaaattttaaagattatttgaagttctaaattatttaaaataaaaaaagaaaacggaattgaaaataaataaataaacggaaataatagcaggcgcctgtgcatgggccggcccatacagtgtgctggatattctcccagcatgcagagcgtaatataggaggtttttacatgggccggcccagtccaagattttttcgctttgtgaaac
This window encodes:
- the LOC123429184 gene encoding defensin Tk-AMP-D1.1-like, whose translation is MASSQKFFPAVLVLLLLVVAMEVAPAQAERVCETDSTQFKGICMVGTNCANVCLTEGFTSGKCSGFKRKCMCTKPC